A single region of the Sorghum bicolor cultivar BTx623 chromosome 9, Sorghum_bicolor_NCBIv3, whole genome shotgun sequence genome encodes:
- the LOC8077936 gene encoding signal peptidase complex catalytic subunit SEC11A — protein MGFVGDTMESIRSMQIRQVLTQIISLGMIVTSALIIWKGLIVFTGSESPVVVVLSGSMEPGFKRGDILFLHMSKDPIRTGEIVVFNVDGREIPIVHRVIKVHERQDTAEVDILTKGDNNFGDDRLLYAHGQLWLQQHHIMGRAVGYLPYVGWVTIIMTEKPFIKYLLIGALGLLVITSKD, from the exons CTCGATGCAGATCCGCCAAGTGCTCACGCAGATCATCAGCCTCG GTATGATTGTTACCTCTGCGTTAATCATATGGAAGGGGTTGATAGTTTTCACGGGGAGCGAGTCACCAGTTGTAGTGGTTCTCTCTGGTAGCATGGAGCCTGGATTTAAAAGG GGTGATATCCTGTTTTTGCATATGAGCAAAGATCCTATTCGCACGGGAGAAATAGTTGTTTTCAATGTCGAT GGTCGTGAAATTCCAATTGTTCACCGTGTGATTAAG GTCCATGAACGTCAGGACACTGCAGAAGTGGACATCCTCACCAAAG GTGACAATAATTTTGGGGACGACCGACTATTATATGCACATGGGCAGCTTTGGCTCCAGCAACATCACATTATGGGACGTGCCGTGGG CTACCTTCCATATGTTGGCTGGGTTACAATTATCATGACTGAGAAACCATTTATTAAG TACCTGCTGATTGGCGCATTGGGCTTGCTGGTCATAACGTCGAAAGATTAG